The DNA window GTTATAGCGGTGACGTTGCCTACACGGCGTCACGACCTCATCATCATCCATACGCAATATGGTATCCACAAGTGCGAATACGCCTAATTGACTGTACAAGCCCATCTGGTTAGGAGCCTAGTGGTGTAGCCTACGTGGCAACACTTTAGGTGAGTTATCCAAGTGATGTCACCTAATTGGCATCACAACTCCACCATAACAAGCACGCCGATATATTacgcctttgggaaacgccctgaaagaccccgcGGGTACATTGCAATGATAGCTCAGGTGTGTcaatcataccaagaacgccaatgtatttcgcctttgggaaacgccctgaaagaccccgcaggtacatcgcaatggtatctttggaaactagtccatacacATTGGTGTCTTACCACCCGATattggcccacttcgattctagcataccacacgcataacaagcgtcaatcacacaatacaatcaatgccgatcgtttaaccaaaacgacagTGTCAacaggatttcatgcacatcacaTAGTTGCATATCATCTCAAACATGGATATAATATTCTTAATAGAAATAAACATTGTACTTAATgcatgatataataattaataacaatcgGAAAGACATAAATTCTCGTGATAAGTTaatattctggtttggggaccaatttaattagaaattacacatcgttagctttccaacgatataaagtttgcgcgaaacgaacttacgacgcaaaagttacgaatttcctaagtttgctgatttttttccctctgcgcccagggtaaccgattacccaaactcaGTAAACAATTACTGGTACTAACAACAGCCCAAAATTGCATTTATtacagagtaatcggttacccaaagacccgtaaccgaataccctatagcagaatcaattttctgcatttctaAGGGTTCTAAACCAGTTTCAATTGCTCTAAGTTATTTCCCTGCATTACTAATAAGATCCCAATGAATTCTAACATGAAGCCATGATCCAAAGTACACATTACCCTCATGAACATAATCTAAGTATTAAATCAAGCATGCAATACATAGAATTCACCAAATAGCAATTAATCATATGCATCACTATTGATTCATGGATTTATCACTCACACCCAAAACCCCAACATGCAATTTCCCACAATTTTTCccccaagtctctaactaaggactcaccttgctaaaatgGAGGTTGAGATGATGATCATGCAGCCATTAAGCTTCCTTCTTGATCAAAACTTTCTCTCTAACAAGAACAAACCCAAAATCCCTCTCTTCACACTTTCAGCATGACTGACACAATTTCAAGCTagattttctccttcaaaacagaagctgtAGACGCGAACCATatatgcaaatcgaagagaatttcgttagctttccaacaagACCAGAACCGTTaggatcggagttacgagcagagagttattaCCTTTTTAGTGATAGCTGTTCTTAGAGTGCGAAAATGCAATTGATAAAGATGAACATAAGTTGTTATTCTTTCTCTCTTGCTCTTAAGCCCTTCCAATAAATGATTATCccccccccccttaaatagaattcgccctcAATTTCCTTCCAATCACCATGATAACAAGCTTCTCTCATCTTCTATCAACGAGGGGATGAATGTTCCTTATATTCCTCCCTTGGGTAAATCTCACAACTTCCATTGAAAGTCGTTCCATCCAAGAAATACAACTCATATATACACCTGTGTCCAAACATTCTTGACTGGGACGATGGTCCACACACAaaacattttatatattttaattaataatataaaatagataaattaattttagaaaatgagaataataaatacatatttttgaaaattcaaagaGTAGTCTGCAGCATTAGAAAAGTAATGAATGCTGATTCAATAgtcaaaaatttattattttttgtgataatttcATTTACaaaaagtatataaaatatatcattaattgtattttaatatataaaatgtatcattaagtctattttaatatataaaatgtatcattaattctattttaatatataaaatatattattttatatattatatatttaattcctttttgtgtctatttaattatattttgttatcATTTTCCTCTATATAACTCTGTCCCCAACAAGAGGCTATGCATTAGAACAAGAGTGAAAGACAAAACAAACCACAATGACTAAATTCATTTGTTCATTTCTTCTCATGATTGTTTTCATTTCTGTGATCCAAGATGCATATGTAAGCAATTCTATCTCTCCATCTATTATGAATCTTTGAGTTTTCTGAAATGAATGGCAATGGCTTCAAATAATCTCAAAAATTGTTTATTGAGTTAATTGTTTTCCCCTTAATATACTAACCCATAtttacttttctatttttttataggCAGGTGGAGAAGGATTACTTCTTTCTGAAGgtagtaattaaattaatttttgttttattattttttcaaaactatgttaatttattaatcttattcaaattcaaacattAATTTTTTCAGAAAGTGAGAGGGAATGTGAGAATCGTTGCTCAATAGCTATGGACAAGAAAGCATGTCTAACCTATTGTAACATTTCTTGTGGAAAATGTTTTTGTGTTCCATCTGGAACATATAGTCATAAGGAAGAATGTCCATGCTACAACAACTGGAAAACTAAGAGAGGAACACCCAAATGTCCCTAGTTTCTGTATTGTTCCTGCATGCATAAATCTCAGTCAAAGCAATTTATGTTTCTTGATTAGTAATAAAAAACAATACTTATATGTTGAAGTCAATTATTGATATTATACAATTTGTGTtggccatgaatgatatgcaatcATGAAGTTGTCGCATTAAACCTAATTTCTCTAAATCAATAGGATTCTCaattaaaagcctattttaaacTTGTAGGCATCACCTACTAATATAACTCACATAAGTAAAAGAAACCGAAAATGTCGCGATATATTTCTGTTCTAATTGCATGTGTTCATATTCTTTATGAGATTTAGTTGTGATATTCTCCGAAGGTAGAGTCATCCTTTGTTTTTCTCTATTGGTTCCTTAACTTAGGACAATTCAGACCTTGGaggatatgttaagagcttgtgtgTTGGAAGGCGGAAGAAATTGGAAGGATCACTTACCCTTGATTGAATTCGCTTATAACAACACCTATCAGTCGAGTATAGGGATGGCCCCTTATGAAGCCTTATACGgaaggagatgtagaacacccctatgttggtcagaagttggtgaGAAAAGTATTCTTGGACCGGAAATTATCCAAGAGACTACAGAAAAGGTGAGGATGATCTGTGATAAGTTGAAGAAGGCACAGGGCCGTCAAAAGAGTTATGCAGATTTACGAAGGAGGCCTTTAGAGTTCGACGAGGGGGATCATGTGTTTTTAAAAGTTACCCCTCGGCTTAACGTGAAGACCCCGTTTAAGTCAAGGAAGCTAACTCCGAGATTCGTAGGACCTTACCAAACCATAGAACGGTTTGGAGAAGTGGCTTACCGGTTAGCCTTACCGCCATCTCTTTCTGGTCTCcatgatgtattccacgtatctcaGCTTAGAAATTTTGTTCCCGACTCTTTTCATCCCATTCATCCTGATACAGTTGAAGTAGAAGCAGATATTTCCTTCCAGCCCCATCCAAATCGTATCTTGGAGTATTCAAGTAAGAAGTTACGGACCAAGGAAATACCAATGGTAAAGGTTAATTGGGAGAATTTGAATCCAGACGAGGCTACTTGGGAGTTAGAATCTGAGATGCGGGCTTCGTACCCTCACTTGTTCTTGTAAGttttaaattcgaggacgaatttatTTTAAGGGGGGAAGAATATAACATCCCTAGATTTCTAATCACACTAATTTTACTAATATTGGTAATTAGGAATGATTATGACGATCAGTAATTAGAGGAGGGAGTTAGAATAAATTGGTGAAGCTAAACATGATTAGTTTATGAGAGTTTAAGTGGAGGGCATATTAGTCCTTTCACTTGTGAACTACATAAACCAATTTTGAAGTATCTAACTGGTTTCCTTCCCATTTTGTTCTTTTCCACTCTTAGAGTAATTATGAAATCAAgaacaagaggaagagaggggcagacaagagaagaagaagagaggaagaaagtTCCAAGTTTCTTGCATGCaacatcatcatcctcatcaccAAACCAGCCTCCAACCTTCATCTTTTCCCTCTTAAGGTGGGTTTCTATATAGTGCCTTGGGtaaattgttagggtttttgaTAATGGGGATTTGAGGTTTTGAGAATGTTGCTTGTCTTGGTGTGAGCTTGATGATCATGAATGTTGTTTTTACATGTTATATGAGTTAAGAAAATTGTTTGATCCTTGATAACATGAGTGTGTATGTTGGATAATATGATATCTTACTTGTGAATTCATGATAATTGAGCTTTTGCTATGTTGGGTTAGCTTGGGATGAGAATATAATGTGTTTGGAACTGATTTAATGCAGGAAAAATAGtatttttgcttctggttcagtaagcaatcgaaTGCTCCCGAGAAGACTAGAGGTCGTGTTTACACCTTGGACGCTAGGAAGGCCCAAGGAAACACTAACCTTGTTGCTGGTACGTGTTATGTTAATGATCAACCCTTGTTTGTGCTAGTTGATTGTTGAgcaacacattcttttatttcttatccTTGTGTGCGGAGGCTTGGTTTTGAGACGAGTCTTCTTCCTAATCCTATGATTATCTCGTCGGTTACAGACGATGTGGTAGAAGCTCGGGAAATTTGTAAGGAGTGTTCTATTACCTTCAATGGTCGTAGATTCGTGATTGATCTCATTTGTCAACCTCTTAAGAAGATTGATGTAGTACTTGGTATGGACTGGTTGTCAGCTAACTCGGTGTACATCGGTTGTAAAGAGA is part of the Vicia villosa cultivar HV-30 ecotype Madison, WI linkage group LG2, Vvil1.0, whole genome shotgun sequence genome and encodes:
- the LOC131646294 gene encoding gibberellin-regulated protein 12-like, which translates into the protein MTKFICSFLLMIVFISVIQDAYAGGEGLLLSEESERECENRCSIAMDKKACLTYCNISCGKCFCVPSGTYSHKEECPCYNNWKTKRGTPKCP